The Lycium barbarum isolate Lr01 chromosome 10, ASM1917538v2, whole genome shotgun sequence genome includes a region encoding these proteins:
- the LOC132615607 gene encoding probable pectinesterase/pectinesterase inhibitor 51 gives MASQYFSLKFLILFLFFSFSSSELHSSKNSITPISTPPPPYPSPNIPIEIQGACKASRDPPTCESALTDPSQFPSNLTAIQIILSALSISSQNLTSVKSLVKNILDTAAGNMNLTVPAKNCLLGFDFVAYRYNLTVAALTRGEIKDARAWTSAALGYQIGCSSNLLKVNGAHQVAKTVEVMKTLIGFTTNALWMMVNYDIYGNDTRSWGPPKTERDGFWEVGSASGSWFGLRGGVPSGLNPNLTVCKTGGCDYKMVQEAVNATPGYLGSEKFVIWIKTGLYDETIRVPLEKRNVVFLGDGMGKTVITGSLSVGLMPGMTTYESATVGVSGDGFMASGLTIQNTAGIGAGQAVAFRSDSDLSVIQNCEFLGNQDTLYTQSLRQYYQSCHIQGNVDFIFGNAAAFFQDCDILITPRLLNPEKGETNAVTAHGRLDPGQSTGFVFQNCSINGTEEYMNLYRSNPKVHKNFLGRPWKEYSRTIFINCNLEVLVHPEGWMPWNGEFALKTLYYGEFNSSGAGANVTGRVTWSSQIPAEHIDSYSVKNFIQGDKWIPPTSC, from the exons ATGGCTTCTCAATATTTTTCTCTAAAATTCCTCatcctctttctcttcttctctttctcttcATCCGAACTCCATTCGTCAAAAAATTCAATCACACCCATTTCCACCCCTCCTCCTCCTTATCCGTCTCCGAATATTCCCATTGAAATCCAAGGAGCTTGTAAAGCCTCACGGGACCCACCAACATGCGAATCAGCGTTAACTGATCCTTCACAGTTCCCGTCAAATCTAACAGCCATACAAATCATCCTCTCAGCATTGAGCATTTCATCTCAGAACCTCACTAGTGTTAAATCATTGGTGAAGAACATCCTTGACACTGCCGCGGGCAACATGAACCTCACTGTGCCCGCGAAAAATTGTTTACTGGGATTCGACTTTGTGGCGTACAGATACAATCTGACGGTTGCTGCGTTGACACGTGGTGAAATCAAGGACGCTCGTGCATGGACGAGTGCCGCCTTGGGGTACCAAATCGGCTGCTCGTCGAATTTACTCAAAGTAAACGGAGCCCATCAG GTGGCCAAAACGGTAGAGGTAATGAAAACGTTAATTGGGTTCACGACAAATGCATTATGGATGATGGTGAATTATGATATTTACGGGAATGATACAAGGTCATGGGGCCCACCCAAAACAGAACGAGATGGGTTCTGGGAAGTCGGGTCAGCATCCGGATCCTGGTTTGGGTTACGGGGCGGGGTTCCGTCGGGTTTGAACCCGAATCTTACGGTCTGTAAAACGGGTGGATGTGATTATAAAATGGTGCAAGAGGCAGTGAATGCAACACCGGGTTATTTAGGATCCGAGAAGTTTGtgatatggatcaaaaccggGTTGTATGATGAGACAATTCGGGTACCGTTGGAAAAGAGGAATGTGGTATTTTTGGGAGATGGGATGGGTAAAACCGTCATTACGGGGTCACTGAGTGTTGGACTAATGCCTGGAATGACCACTTATGAATCTGCCACTGTAG GAGTAAGTGGTGATGGATTCATGGCCAGTGGCCTAACAATCCAAAACACAGCCGGTATCGGTGCTGGACAAGCAGTAGCTTTCCGATCCGACAGTGACCTCTCTGTAATCCAAAACTGCGAGTTCCTCGGAAATCAAGACACTCTCTACACACAATCTTTACGCCAGTACTACCAATCATGTCACATTCAGGGGAACGTGGATTTCATCTTTGGCAACGCGGCTGCATTTTTCCAGGACTGTGACATTCTAATCACTCCCCGATTACTCAACCCTGAAAAGGGTGAAACTAATGCAGTAACAGCTCATGGTAGGTTAGACCCGGGGCAATCAACTGGATTCGTCTTCCAAAATTGTTCCATCAACGGAACGGAAGAGTACATGAATTTGTACCGTAGTAACCCTAAAGTGCATAAGAATTTCCTGGGAAGGCCTTGGAAGGAGTATTCGAGGACAATTTTTATAAATTGTAATTTGGAGGTTTTGGTCCACCCTGAGGGGTGGATGCCATGGAACGGTGAGTTTGCTTTGAAGACGCTTTATTATGGCGAATTCAATAGTAGTGGTGCTGGGGCTAATGTAACAGGGAGAGTGACATGGAGTAGTCAAATTCCAGCTGAACATATTGATTCTTACTCAGTGAAGAATTTCATTCAAGGTGATAAGTGGATACCTCCAACTTCTTGTTAA